The Flammeovirgaceae bacterium genome contains a region encoding:
- a CDS encoding S41 family peptidase — MTFKPRYIIIIILLAGFIFSFTPPAERYFEIAKNLDIFATLFKEVNKSYVDEVNPSTLIKTGIDAMLESLDPYTNYIPEDLIEDFRTVNTGQYGGIGAITREIGNRTVVTMVMGGFPAEKGGLKIGDEVLKIDNVDLSKISREAAGNLMKGEVGKPVRLTVKRYGVDQPLVLEFKRERIKINNVPYYGMVNETTGYIKLTEFTPEAGKNVKNAVLKLKELNARSIILDMRGNPGGLLMEAVNVCNVFIPRAKKVVFTKGKIPEQNTSYETLDNPVDTEIPVAVLIDRGSASAAEIVAGTLQDYDRGIVLGERSFGKGLVQVTRPLSYNSQLKVTTAKYYTPSGRCIQVLDYTHRREDGSVASVPDSIKQAFKTTNGRTVYDGGGIEPDIAVEQTELHPIVQTIYEHGFIFDYATRYANTHTAPENPKSFNLSESDYQQFVAWMKDQKYDYSSALEEKLLSLQDLAKRERYFADLKPQLDHLKSVISDNRKKELLIYKDQVKMMLQADIMLRYFNERGAIESGFKHDTDLKKAIDVLTNTAQYRKTLNLP, encoded by the coding sequence ATGACATTCAAACCCAGGTATATCATTATTATCATTCTGCTGGCCGGCTTTATTTTTTCGTTTACCCCTCCGGCCGAACGCTACTTCGAAATCGCCAAAAACCTCGACATTTTCGCCACCCTTTTTAAAGAGGTAAACAAGAGCTACGTAGATGAGGTAAATCCGAGTACACTCATTAAAACGGGTATTGATGCGATGCTCGAATCGCTTGACCCCTACACCAACTACATACCCGAAGACTTGATTGAAGATTTTCGCACGGTTAATACCGGGCAGTATGGCGGCATCGGGGCCATCACGCGCGAAATTGGTAACCGCACGGTAGTAACCATGGTGATGGGCGGTTTTCCGGCAGAGAAAGGCGGACTGAAAATCGGGGATGAAGTATTAAAAATTGATAACGTTGACCTGTCAAAAATTTCGCGCGAAGCAGCCGGCAACCTGATGAAAGGTGAGGTTGGCAAACCCGTTCGGTTAACTGTAAAACGCTATGGTGTTGACCAACCCCTTGTGCTTGAATTTAAGCGCGAAAGAATAAAAATTAACAATGTGCCTTATTATGGAATGGTTAACGAAACTACCGGCTACATAAAACTTACCGAATTTACTCCGGAAGCTGGTAAAAATGTGAAGAACGCTGTGTTAAAACTAAAAGAGCTAAATGCCCGCTCCATTATTCTGGACATGCGCGGTAACCCCGGAGGATTGCTGATGGAAGCCGTTAATGTTTGCAATGTGTTTATACCCCGTGCCAAAAAAGTAGTGTTTACCAAAGGTAAAATACCCGAACAAAATACCAGCTATGAAACACTTGATAACCCGGTTGACACGGAAATTCCGGTGGCGGTATTAATCGATCGCGGGAGCGCTTCGGCTGCTGAAATTGTTGCCGGTACCTTGCAGGATTATGATAGAGGCATCGTTCTTGGTGAACGCTCTTTCGGTAAGGGATTGGTACAGGTAACCCGGCCGCTCTCCTACAATTCGCAACTTAAGGTTACTACCGCTAAATATTACACCCCTTCAGGTCGCTGCATCCAGGTGCTTGACTATACACACAGGCGCGAAGACGGCAGCGTGGCCTCGGTACCTGATTCCATTAAGCAGGCTTTTAAAACCACCAACGGCCGGACTGTGTATGACGGTGGAGGTATCGAACCGGATATCGCTGTTGAGCAAACCGAACTTCATCCGATAGTGCAGACCATTTATGAACACGGTTTTATTTTCGACTACGCTACCCGTTATGCCAATACGCACACGGCTCCTGAAAATCCAAAGAGTTTTAACCTTTCCGAATCGGATTATCAGCAATTTGTTGCCTGGATGAAGGATCAGAAATACGATTATTCCTCAGCACTGGAAGAAAAACTCTTAAGCTTGCAGGACCTCGCCAAACGGGAACGCTATTTTGCCGACCTTAAGCCTCAGCTGGATCACCTGAAAAGTGTAATTTCCGACAACCGGAAAAAAGAACTCCTCATCTACAAAGATCAAGTCAAGATGATGCTCCAAGCCGACATCATGCTGCGGTACTTTAATGAACGGGGCGCTATTGAATCAGGCTTTAAGCACGACACCGACCTGAAGAAGGCTATAGACGTGCTTACTAACACCGCGCAATACAGAAAAACGCTCAACCTGCCCTGA
- a CDS encoding M28 family peptidase, which translates to MKRLRIVNLLLFVGWVSASAQKNPVEQITKLITKEEVEAHLTFLAADEMRGRDTGSPELDIAANYLAAQFKLLGLKKAPGLDTYFQPVSFVNVHPATAGKLVIGDDTFQFKEHFIQFEGGNFDWSGEVVYAGYGSAEELARANVKGKLVVALAGKKDSEGNPMAIFYAAGDKFRDATNAGAAGLIEIFAVPQIPWPALVNYFASNVSMKVKSNEGGAVHLWLKDSDAAGIKKLKESASLTGSLKVEGVREVVVGSKNVIGILEGTDPKLKEEYLVVSAHYDHVGVSKRGNQADSIFNGARDNAIGVVGMLETAKYLSQFRPKRSVLFMALTGEEKGLLGSKYYSDNPVVPLNKTVFNFNCDGAGYNDVTIATIIGMERTTAETDLAKACAAFGIKASVDPVPEQNLFERSDNYNFAVKGVPAITFAPGIKAFDAELNKYYHQPADEVSSLDFDYLIKYYRAYVYANVLLANNPQAPVWKAGDKFEAEAKKLYGR; encoded by the coding sequence ATGAAAAGACTACGCATCGTTAACCTTTTACTTTTTGTAGGGTGGGTAAGTGCCTCGGCCCAGAAAAACCCGGTGGAGCAAATCACAAAGTTAATTACCAAAGAAGAGGTGGAAGCCCACCTCACCTTTCTGGCAGCCGATGAAATGCGCGGACGTGATACCGGCTCGCCCGAACTGGACATTGCCGCCAATTACCTGGCTGCCCAGTTTAAATTGCTAGGCCTGAAAAAAGCACCAGGGTTAGACACCTACTTTCAGCCGGTAAGTTTTGTGAATGTGCACCCTGCAACCGCAGGAAAACTGGTTATCGGTGATGACACATTTCAATTTAAAGAACATTTCATCCAGTTTGAAGGCGGCAATTTTGATTGGTCAGGCGAAGTGGTTTATGCCGGGTACGGCAGCGCGGAAGAACTGGCCAGGGCCAATGTAAAGGGTAAGTTGGTTGTTGCGCTGGCCGGCAAAAAAGATTCGGAAGGAAATCCCATGGCGATATTCTATGCTGCCGGTGATAAATTCAGGGATGCCACGAATGCCGGTGCTGCGGGTCTGATTGAAATTTTTGCCGTGCCCCAGATTCCGTGGCCTGCACTGGTAAACTATTTTGCATCCAACGTTTCCATGAAAGTAAAAAGCAACGAAGGCGGTGCTGTACATTTATGGTTAAAGGATAGCGATGCAGCCGGTATAAAAAAGCTGAAGGAGTCTGCCTCATTAACGGGCTCGTTAAAGGTTGAAGGTGTTCGTGAGGTAGTGGTTGGTTCAAAAAATGTAATCGGAATTCTGGAAGGAACTGATCCAAAACTGAAAGAAGAATACCTGGTGGTTTCGGCACACTATGATCATGTAGGTGTAAGCAAACGGGGTAACCAGGCCGACTCGATATTTAACGGAGCACGCGATAATGCCATTGGTGTGGTGGGTATGCTGGAAACAGCAAAATACCTTTCGCAATTCCGCCCCAAACGTTCGGTGTTGTTTATGGCATTAACCGGTGAAGAAAAAGGACTGCTGGGAAGCAAGTATTATTCGGATAACCCGGTTGTGCCTCTTAACAAAACGGTTTTCAATTTTAACTGCGATGGTGCCGGCTACAACGATGTAACCATTGCCACTATAATTGGTATGGAACGAACTACAGCCGAAACTGACTTGGCCAAGGCCTGTGCGGCATTTGGTATAAAGGCATCAGTTGATCCGGTGCCCGAGCAGAATCTTTTTGAGCGCTCGGACAATTACAATTTTGCCGTTAAAGGTGTTCCGGCAATCACGTTTGCCCCCGGTATTAAGGCATTTGATGCTGAGCTGAATAAATATTATCACCAACCGGCCGATGAGGTGAGTTCGCTTGATTTCGATTACCTGATTAAATACTACCGGGCTTACGTTTACGCCAATGTATTGCTGGCCAATAACCCGCAGGCACCGGTTTGGAAGGCAGGGGATAAGTTTGAGGCTGAAGCTAAAAAACTTTACGGTCGCTGA
- a CDS encoding DUF2807 domain-containing protein translates to MMNKFLVVVFLVSSLMAIAQTSQNRVVGSFTGIKVAEGIDVYLKKGDRPAVRLEVSGTDPENVITETVGGYLKIHMASGSYRSRTVKVYVTYVELEKISASSAANIFSEGTVKAQNLSISASSAASVDLPVEAESLTINASSAADVELRGKATRLSIDVSSSGEVDAFDLQAENVSVQASSAGSAKVHVTSELNAQASSAGSVRYKGNPSRSNTNASSGGSVKKIS, encoded by the coding sequence ATGATGAATAAATTCCTGGTGGTTGTTTTCCTGGTTTCAAGTCTGATGGCAATTGCCCAGACAAGCCAAAACCGGGTAGTAGGTTCATTTACAGGCATTAAGGTAGCTGAAGGAATAGATGTTTACTTAAAAAAAGGGGACAGGCCGGCTGTCCGGCTCGAAGTAAGTGGTACTGACCCGGAAAACGTTATAACCGAAACCGTGGGCGGGTATCTCAAGATTCACATGGCATCGGGTAGTTACCGTAGCCGTACCGTAAAAGTGTATGTTACTTATGTTGAATTAGAGAAGATATCAGCCAGTTCAGCTGCAAACATCTTTTCGGAAGGAACAGTTAAAGCCCAAAATCTCTCGATAAGCGCCAGCAGCGCAGCCAGTGTTGACCTTCCTGTTGAGGCCGAATCCTTGACTATTAACGCCTCCAGCGCAGCGGATGTGGAATTACGCGGAAAAGCTACCCGGCTTTCTATAGATGTGAGCAGTTCAGGTGAAGTCGATGCCTTTGACCTGCAGGCCGAAAACGTTAGTGTGCAGGCCAGCAGTGCCGGTTCGGCAAAGGTTCATGTTACTTCTGAATTAAATGCCCAGGCCAGCAGTGCCGGTAGCGTGCGATACAAAGGAAACCCATCGCGCAGCAACACCAACGCCAGCAGTGGAGGATCGGTGAAGAAGATCAGTTGA
- a CDS encoding alpha/beta hydrolase, with protein sequence MTFRMSSKEIDSYFSKHNINGSQHTTDQRIHYIKAGNPTGPLVLFVHGSPGSLSEFIHFLNDTLLNRELLLISTDRPGFGYSDFGMPQPSLSKQAAALAPILKIHLHNRPIILVGHSLGGPLVGRMAIDYPELVDGLILVAPSIDPELEPNETWWRAPFASPFLSWVLPRSLRASNEEIYQLKPQLENMVTEWANITCPVIVIQGEKDSLVAPGNADFAKAKLVHAPIEIIRKPDMNHFVPWTNPEIISEAILKLAKPPAAHLSGN encoded by the coding sequence ATGACATTCCGGATGAGTTCAAAAGAAATAGATTCCTATTTCAGTAAGCATAACATTAATGGAAGCCAGCATACTACCGACCAACGCATTCACTATATCAAAGCGGGCAACCCAACTGGCCCCCTGGTGCTGTTTGTACACGGTTCTCCGGGGTCGTTAAGTGAATTCATTCATTTTCTTAACGATACCTTGCTAAACCGGGAACTATTACTTATTTCAACCGACAGGCCCGGCTTCGGGTACTCCGATTTTGGTATGCCCCAACCTTCATTAAGCAAACAGGCAGCCGCTCTGGCACCTATCTTGAAAATTCACCTGCATAACCGGCCGATAATACTGGTTGGCCATTCGCTGGGAGGGCCGCTGGTGGGGCGTATGGCCATCGACTACCCTGAACTGGTAGATGGCCTGATACTGGTTGCACCGTCTATCGACCCGGAATTAGAGCCCAACGAAACCTGGTGGCGTGCTCCTTTTGCTTCGCCCTTTCTGAGTTGGGTGTTGCCACGATCGCTACGCGCTTCAAACGAAGAAATCTACCAGCTAAAACCCCAACTAGAAAACATGGTAACCGAATGGGCCAATATAACCTGCCCGGTAATTGTAATTCAGGGAGAAAAGGATTCGTTGGTAGCCCCCGGCAATGCAGACTTCGCAAAAGCAAAACTCGTTCATGCACCGATTGAAATCATCCGAAAACCCGATATGAACCACTTTGTTCCGTGGACAAACCCGGAAATAATAAGCGAGGCTATTCTGAAACTCGCTAAACCCCCGGCCGCCCACCTGTCCGGCAACTAA
- a CDS encoding glutamine synthetase III, translated as MAHLRFEALKRLSEQPRVHVDAPSPKVSDFFGENVFSLDQMRGALSAAVFKKVSQAIINHEKIDEATADAVASAVKSWALSKGATHFTHWFQPLTGGTAEKHDSFFDAHARIERFKGSELVQQEPDASSFPSGGIRSTFEARGYTAWDPTSPMFLYGKTLCIPTVFVSYTGETLDTKGPLLKALKAVDKAATQVCQLFDKDIQHVTASLGPEQEYFVIDEALYNARPDLIMAGRTVFGHSPARGQQMEDHYFASIPSRVYDFMKDFEIECWKLGIPVRTRHNEVAPSQFEVAPLFEEVNVANDHNQLMMDVMWRVAGKHKLKVLFHEKPFAGLNGTGKHNNWSLITDTGINLFAPSSSARDNLLFLTFFVTTIKAVHEHADLLRASIATPGNDFRLGANEAPPAIMSVFIGSQMSAVLDELEKKGNVKIEKGDNMYMKLGIDQIPEIILDATDRNRTSPFAFTGNKFEFRAVGGSDNCAVAMTALNLIVANQLTHFYDVVSKEIEKGTEKRIAIVNLLRKYIKESKDIRFEGDGYSDEWVKEAAKRKLKNIKNMPRALDAYLDKKCVEMYERHGVLSHKELEARNEIRLESYIKRVQIEARVMGDLAMNHIIPTAIAYQNKLIANANGLKGLGIENKAVIQTIKEISGHIETIKTGVRNMIEERKRVNKITDTHARAIAYCDDIKEKYFDKIREAVDELELLVDDEDWPLVKYRELLFLR; from the coding sequence ATGGCGCACTTACGATTTGAGGCCTTAAAAAGGCTTAGTGAACAACCCCGGGTTCATGTTGATGCCCCTTCCCCCAAAGTTTCTGATTTTTTTGGTGAAAATGTATTCAGCCTCGACCAGATGCGGGGCGCACTTTCGGCTGCTGTCTTTAAAAAAGTAAGCCAGGCCATCATCAACCACGAGAAAATTGATGAAGCTACGGCCGATGCCGTGGCCTCGGCCGTAAAAAGCTGGGCCCTTTCAAAAGGCGCAACCCACTTCACCCACTGGTTTCAACCATTAACCGGTGGTACAGCCGAGAAGCACGATTCCTTTTTTGATGCGCATGCACGCATCGAACGGTTTAAAGGAAGCGAACTCGTACAACAAGAGCCGGACGCATCCTCTTTTCCTAGCGGAGGTATCCGCAGCACCTTTGAAGCGCGGGGTTATACGGCATGGGATCCAACCAGCCCAATGTTCCTTTACGGAAAAACACTCTGTATCCCTACCGTATTTGTTTCTTATACCGGTGAAACACTCGATACCAAGGGCCCTCTCCTGAAAGCGCTCAAAGCAGTGGATAAGGCAGCCACCCAGGTATGCCAGTTGTTTGACAAAGACATACAACATGTAACGGCTTCATTGGGACCCGAGCAGGAATATTTTGTGATTGACGAGGCCCTTTACAATGCGCGCCCCGACCTGATCATGGCCGGCCGTACTGTTTTTGGTCATTCGCCTGCCCGCGGGCAACAAATGGAGGATCACTATTTCGCATCCATTCCTTCGCGTGTTTATGATTTCATGAAGGATTTTGAAATTGAATGCTGGAAACTCGGCATTCCCGTGCGTACCCGCCACAATGAGGTGGCTCCCAGCCAGTTTGAGGTTGCCCCCTTGTTTGAGGAAGTAAATGTGGCCAACGATCACAACCAATTGATGATGGATGTGATGTGGCGTGTGGCCGGAAAGCACAAACTCAAAGTTTTATTTCATGAAAAACCTTTTGCTGGCCTTAACGGTACCGGTAAACACAATAACTGGTCGCTGATAACCGATACCGGCATAAACCTGTTTGCACCTTCCAGCAGCGCGCGCGATAACCTGCTGTTCCTTACTTTCTTTGTTACAACTATCAAGGCTGTTCATGAACATGCCGATTTGCTGCGCGCAAGCATCGCTACTCCCGGTAATGATTTCCGGTTAGGTGCCAACGAAGCACCTCCGGCCATCATGTCGGTATTTATCGGTTCGCAGATGTCGGCCGTGCTGGATGAATTAGAGAAGAAGGGCAATGTAAAAATTGAGAAAGGCGACAACATGTACATGAAACTGGGTATTGATCAGATTCCCGAAATTATTCTGGACGCCACCGACCGCAACCGGACCTCGCCTTTTGCTTTTACCGGTAACAAATTTGAGTTCCGGGCTGTGGGCGGAAGCGATAACTGTGCGGTAGCCATGACAGCCCTCAACCTGATAGTGGCTAATCAATTAACGCATTTTTACGATGTGGTATCGAAGGAAATTGAAAAAGGCACCGAAAAGCGGATTGCCATCGTTAACCTGCTCCGCAAATACATAAAGGAATCAAAAGATATACGGTTTGAGGGTGACGGTTATTCTGATGAATGGGTAAAAGAAGCGGCAAAACGAAAGCTCAAGAACATTAAAAACATGCCACGCGCTTTGGATGCCTATCTCGACAAGAAATGCGTTGAGATGTACGAGCGCCATGGTGTTCTTAGCCATAAGGAACTCGAAGCCCGCAATGAAATCCGGTTGGAATCCTACATTAAACGGGTGCAGATTGAAGCCCGTGTGATGGGTGATTTAGCCATGAACCATATCATTCCTACCGCCATTGCTTATCAGAACAAACTCATTGCCAACGCCAATGGGCTGAAAGGTTTGGGAATTGAAAATAAGGCAGTAATCCAAACCATTAAGGAAATATCCGGCCACATCGAAACCATTAAAACCGGTGTTCGCAATATGATTGAAGAACGAAAGCGGGTTAATAAAATTACCGATACACACGCCCGTGCCATTGCCTACTGCGATGATATTAAGGAGAAATACTTTGATAAAATCCGCGAAGCGGTTGATGAGCTTGAACTTTTGGTTGATGATGAAGACTGGCCGCTTGTAAAATACCGGGAACTTTTGTTCCTTCGCTAA